A part of Solenopsis invicta isolate M01_SB chromosome 2, UNIL_Sinv_3.0, whole genome shotgun sequence genomic DNA contains:
- the LOC105201335 gene encoding histone-lysine N-methyltransferase eggless isoform X4, with protein sequence MEVIELMSDEDEKNDGKIKSKVCNSNCVNFKCSSGINMKLAPSFACSFYGVSLEKKKKRMICEECFNTALKHQKQLVKAFVEQKPLLDCNFPDHTMEVEISDSDESDDEKKREPDNNEYIPEDVLSDIQDKLDDTLSYIYKKYNVEQHAKVACESLKKRWQNICAANDSLNTEIRGVMRTMDKLRNNLYEDFRPQIKMIEELQISDAITENAHSFVATKKVTQVRVPPSSLQDNQLEVLAIEPSSNKQTKVLNLPPTGPLVKRPPEIDDIVYIMKNAVVPWIKAKVQNIFSTNPWAIRVKFLQKKYNSAMKTVSGKHLAITEISKVMIPVGTRVVAIFRDTCSNNYYSGIIAETPKSINKYRYLVFFDDGYAQYVVHNDIFLVWETSSRVWEDIPNESREFVKKYLESYPERPMVKLQPGQMVKTEWNGKWWLARVVQVDASLVQMHFDADRRTEWIYRGSTRLGPLFIEVLKANTRQLQQSGSAHTRHRIPATFNKTNLPYVEYTSNVEEDVQTQNVQAEKTTVATSVASSTPSAPQQPRAVAKKSTAKRPNNVDTSTYNSIVETKPSHSIVFYHTQRKYEPKKYVPHKCGPKCIRGIKVSPDDLKRLSPLSIPLLCGWHRQLCKFSKSKKVILYQTPCGIRLRNMEELHRYLRTTNSTLSVDLFDFDYWVRAFADFIVEKCFINIKDLSYGVENVPIPCVNDLDHTQPDTIRYTTRREPTEGVNLNLDPAFLCSCDCEDDCQDKTKCQCWQLTIQGATLGGKVANTAVGYIYKRLPEPVTTGIYECNSGCKCSVKTCLNRVVQHPLRLKLQVFKTGPRGWGIRCLNDIPHGAFICIYAGRLLTEQGANEGGKNYGDEYLAELDYVEVVEGFKEGYESDVLESEMPMSPAENDNKKKATGMSDEEEDNTKESANDSDEDFNIDNYVALNKDIELETTAESSSIRKRLRKRKRNEMDNQPEMSEENSEDGSTKGLENIKSFTSEIQDTINISDDDDSRNDVRREPSRFEPSVEPKQIERSTFKSVRDYFGADEAVYIMDAKTTGNIGRYLNHSCDPNVFVQNVFVDTHDVRFPWVAFFALQYIKAGQELTWNYSYDVGSIPGKVIICKCGAANCRGRLL encoded by the exons ATGGAGGTCATCGAATTGATGTCGGATGAAGATGAGAAAAATGatggaaaaattaaatctaaagtaTGCAATAGTAATTGTGTGAATTTTAAATGTTCCTCTGGGATAAATATGAAATTGGCACCTTCCTTTGCATGCTCATTTTATGGAGTTTCActtgagaagaaaaaaaaacgtatgatATGTGAAGAGTGTTTTAACACTGCGCTGAAACATCAAAAG cAATTGGTAAAAGCCTTTGTGGAACAGAAACCTTTATTAGATTGTAATTTTCCGGATCATACGATGGAAGTAGAAATTTCTGATAGCGACGAGTCTGACGACGAGAAGAAAAGGGAGCCAGATAATAATG AATACATACCAGAAGATGTACTCTCAGACATACAGGATAAACTGGATGATACCTTGTcgtatatctataaaaaatacaatgtgGAGCAGCATGCTAAAGTTGCATGTGAAAGCTTGAAGAAGAGATGGCAAAATATATGTg CGGCGAATGATTCTCTTAATACCGAAATACGGGGTGTAATGCGTACCATGGATAAATTGCGTAATAACTTATACGAGGACTTTAGGCCACAAATTAAAATGATCGAAGAATTGCAAATAAGCGATGCGATTACGGAGAACGCCCATTCATTTGTAGCAACGAAGAAAGTAACGCAAGTACGTGTTCCGCCTTCCTCGTTGCAAGATAATCAATTGGAGGTTTTAGCGATTGAACCATCGAGTAATAAGCAGACAAAAGTTCTTAATCTACCGCCAACTGGTCCACTCGTTAAACGACCTCCGGAGATAGACGATATCGTTTATATCATGAAAAATGCTGTTGTGCCATGGATTAAAGCAAAG gttcaaaatatattttcaacaaaCCCATGGGCCATTCGTGTAAAATTTCTTCAGAAAAAATACAATTCAGCAATGAAGACTGTTTCTGGCAAGCATTTAGCGATAACCGAGATAAGTAAAGTTATGATCCCAGTTGGAACACGAGTTGTAGCTATATTTCGTGATACATGTTCCAATAATTACTATAGTGGAATAATTGCCGAGACACCAAAATCCATAAATAAGTACAG ATATCTCGTATTTTTTGACGATGGTTACGCTCAATATGTTGTCCATAATGATATCTTTTTGGTTTGGGAAACCTCGTCCCGCGTTTGGGAAGACATTCCTAACGAATCACGAGAGTTTGTCAAGAAATATCTAGAATCGTATCCCGAGAGGCCAATGGTAAAGTTACAGCCAGGTCAAATGGTTAAGACCGAATGGAATGGTAAATGGTGGCTCGCGAGAGTCGTACAAGTCGACGCGAGTTTAGTGCAAATGCATTTTGATGCCGATAGAAGAACCGAATGGATTTATCGTGGATCGACTAGATTGGGTCCTTTATTTATCGAGGTACTAAAGGCCAATACGAGGCAGCTTCAACAGTCTGGCAGTGCACATACTCGACATCGTATTCCTGCTACGTTTAAT AAAACTAATTTACCTTACGTTGAATATACATCCAATGTGGAAGAAGATGTGCAGACCCAAAATGTGCAAGCTGAGAAGACAACAGTTGCTACGAGTGTGGCATCTAGTACACCATCTGCCCCGCAACAACCGCGTGCAGTAGCTAAGAAAAGTACTGCTAAAAGGCCAAATAATGTAGATACTTCAACGTACAATTCTATTGTAGAAACGAAACCCTCGCATAGTATCGTT ttttaccaTACACAAAGGAAATACGAACCAAAGAAATACGTTCCTCACAAGTGTGGACCAAAATGTATCAGAGGTATCAAGGTTTCACCCGACGATTTAAAACGGCTTTCGCCACTTTCTATTCCACTGTTATGTGGCTGGCATCGACAACTTTGCAAATTTTCCAAGAGCAAGAAAGTTATATTATATCAGACACCATGTGGCATCAGATTGCGAAATATGGAGGAGCTACATCGTTATCTCCGTACTACCAATAGCACATTGTCAGTTGATCTGTTTGATTTTGATTATTGGGTGCGAGCCTTTGCTGATTTCATCGTAGAGAAGTGCTTCATTAACATCAAG gaTCTCAGTTATGGCGTAGAAAACGTACCGATACCATGTGTGAATGATTTGGATCACACTCAACCGGATACCATAAGATATACTACACGTCGGGAGCCAACGGAAGGTGTTAATCTAAATTTAGATCCTGCGTTTTTATGTAGCTGCGATTGCGAGGACGATTGTCAG GATAAGACGAAATGTCAATGCTGGCAACTAACGATACAAGGAGCAACTTTGGGAGGAAAAGTGGCAAACACTGCTGTTGgttatatttataaacgttTGCCCGAACCGGTGACCACGGGAATCTATGAATGTAATTCTGGATGCAAGTGTTCTGTGAAAACATGTCTTAATAGGGTGGTGCAGCATCCTCTCAGATTAAAGTTGCAAGTGTTTAAAACAGGGCCGCGTGGTTGGGGCATAAGGTGCCTCAATGACATTCCACATGGcgcttttatttgtatttatgcaGGGAGATTACTCACCGAGCAG GGCGCAAACGAAGGAGGTAAAAATTATGGTGACGAATATCTGGCAGAATTAGATTACGTGGAAGTGGTAGAAGGTTTTAAGGAGGGTTATGAAAGCGACGTTCTCGAATCGGAAATGCCGATGTCACCTGCagaaaatgataataagaaGAAAGCTACTGGCATGAGTGACGAAGAAGAGGATAATACTAAGGAAAGCGCCAATGATTCGGATGAAGATttcaatattgataattatgtggctttgaataaagatatagaaTTGGAAACAACTGCGGAATCTTCATCCATTCG GAAACGTCTAAGAAAACGGAAAAGAAATGAAATGGACAATCAACCGGAGATGTCTGAAGAAAACAGCGAGGATGGAAGCACGAAAGGTTTGGAAAACATAAAATCATTCACGAGTGAAATTCAGGACACGATCAACATCAGTGACGACGATGATAGCAGAAATGACGTGAGAAGAGAACCGAGCAGGTTCGAGCCTAGTGTAGAACCAAAGCAAATAGAGAGATCGACATTCAAGTCGGTGAGAGATTATTTTGGCGCGGACGAAGCCGTTTACATTATGGATGCTAAAACGACTGGAAATATCGGTCGTTATTTGAAT CACTCCTGCGATCCAAACGTGTTTGTGCAAAATGTGTTTGTCGATACGCATGATGTGCGTTTTCCGTGGGTGGCTTTCTTCGCGTTGCAATATATAAAAGCTGGACAAGAGCTTACGTGGAATTACAGTTACGATGTAGGAAGTATACCGGGTAAAGTGATCATATGTAAATGTGGTGCAGCCAATTGTAGAGGCCGTCTTCTGTGA
- the LOC105201335 gene encoding histone-lysine N-methyltransferase eggless isoform X2 — protein sequence MVMANNKSVINLLQEVLIKEGCAPSYNFEEKSTNTIDRQFLCNVSCKELNASGIGISKKEAKQNAAKNMLLLLISKNKTSLLGDTLSLSSVANTGQSFAKVYETSSSYKQSNTVCNYVGKLQEFCQQQKINPKDILYELISEEGPRHLRTFTIRVNVGSLHESGTATCKKLAKQEAAKKLLTCLKSNTANINTTNLDNSNVAIINAVNLDKVKSNVANTNILDTNQEVISTKSNIDKKTLANRIQDSDTKVKCVTEKTSLVAELSKKESFNQKIKEPTQAPSMEVIELMSDEDEKNDGKIKSKVCNSNCVNFKCSSGINMKLAPSFACSFYGVSLEKKKKRMICEECFNTALKHQKQLVKAFVEQKPLLDCNFPDHTMEVEISDSDESDDEKKREPDNNEYIPEDVLSDIQDKLDDTLSYIYKKYNVEQHAKVACESLKKRWQNICAANDSLNTEIRGVMRTMDKLRNNLYEDFRPQIKMIEELQISDAITENAHSFVATKKVTQVRVPPSSLQDNQLEVLAIEPSSNKQTKVLNLPPTGPLVKRPPEIDDIVYIMKNAVVPWIKAKVQNIFSTNPWAIRVKFLQKKYNSAMKTVSGKHLAITEISKVMIPVGTRVVAIFRDTCSNNYYSGIIAETPKSINKYRYLVFFDDGYAQYVVHNDIFLVWETSSRVWEDIPNESREFVKKYLESYPERPMVKLQPGQMVKTEWNGKWWLARVVQVDASLVQMHFDADRRTEWIYRGSTRLGPLFIEVLKANTRQLQQSGSAHTRHRIPATFNKTNLPYVEYTSNVEEDVQTQNVQAEKTTVATSVASSTPSAPQQPRAVAKKSTAKRPNNVDTSTYNSIVETKPSHSIVFYHTQRKYEPKKYVPHKCGPKCIRGIKVSPDDLKRLSPLSIPLLCGWHRQLCKFSKSKKVILYQTPCGIRLRNMEELHRYLRTTNSTLSVDLFDFDYWVRAFADFIVEKCFINIKDLSYGVENVPIPCVNDLDHTQPDTIRYTTRREPTEGVNLNLDPAFLCSCDCEDDCQDKTKCQCWQLTIQGATLGGKVANTAVGYIYKRLPEPVTTGIYECNSGCKCSVKTCLNRVVQHPLRLKLQVFKTGPRGWGIRCLNDIPHGAFICIYAGRLLTEQGANEGGKNYGDEYLAELDYVEVVEGFKEGYESDVLESEMPMSPAENDNKKKATGMSDEEEDNTKESANDSDEDFNIDNYVALNKDIELETTAESSSIRKRLRKRKRNEMDNQPEMSEENSEDGSTKGLENIKSFTSEIQDTINISDDDDSRNDVRREPSRFEPSVEPKQIERSTFKSVRDYFGADEAVYIMDAKTTGNIGRYLNHSCDPNVFVQNVFVDTHDVRFPWVAFFALQYIKAGQELTWNYSYDVGSIPGKVIICKCGAANCRGRLL from the exons ATGGT GATGGCTAATAATAAATCAGTAATTAACTTGCTGCAAGAGGTGTTGATTAAGGAAGGATGTGCTCCTTCTTACAATTTTGAGGAAAAAAGTACTAATACGATTGACAGgcaatttttatgtaatgtatCTTGTAAAGAATTGAATGCATCTGGTATAGGGATTTCCAAAAAGGAGGCCAAGCAAAATGCAGCAAAGAATATGCTATTActattgatttcaaaaaataaaacttcattACTAGGAGATACTTTATCATTGTCTTCAGTTGCAAACACAGGGCAAAGCTTTGCAAAAGTCTACGAGACATCATCATCGTATAAACAATCAAACACTGTTTGTAATTATGTTGgaaaattacaa GAATTCtgtcaacaacaaaaaataaatccgAAAGACATTCTGTACGAACTTATCTCTGAAGAAGGACCACGTCACTTGAGAACATTCACCATAAGAGTCAATGTGGGATCACTGCACGAGAGTGGAACGGCAACGTGCAAGAAACTTGCTAAGCAAGAAGCTGCAAAAAAGTTGCTCACATGTCTGAAATCAAACACAGCTAATATAAATACAACTAATTTAGATAATTCAAATGTAGCTATTATAAATGCAGTTAATTTAGATAAAGTTAAATCAAACGTAGCTAATACAAATATACTGGACACAAATCAAGAGGTAATATCGACAAAAAGTAATATCGACAAGAAAACACTTGCAAACAGAATACAAGATTCAGACACAAAAGTAAAATGTGTGACGGAGAAAACTTCACTAGTGGCAGAGTTATCAAAAAAG GAATCGTTTAATCAGAAAATTAAGGAGCCGACACAAGCGCCAAGCATGGAGGTCATCGAATTGATGTCGGATGAAGATGAGAAAAATGatggaaaaattaaatctaaagtaTGCAATAGTAATTGTGTGAATTTTAAATGTTCCTCTGGGATAAATATGAAATTGGCACCTTCCTTTGCATGCTCATTTTATGGAGTTTCActtgagaagaaaaaaaaacgtatgatATGTGAAGAGTGTTTTAACACTGCGCTGAAACATCAAAAG cAATTGGTAAAAGCCTTTGTGGAACAGAAACCTTTATTAGATTGTAATTTTCCGGATCATACGATGGAAGTAGAAATTTCTGATAGCGACGAGTCTGACGACGAGAAGAAAAGGGAGCCAGATAATAATG AATACATACCAGAAGATGTACTCTCAGACATACAGGATAAACTGGATGATACCTTGTcgtatatctataaaaaatacaatgtgGAGCAGCATGCTAAAGTTGCATGTGAAAGCTTGAAGAAGAGATGGCAAAATATATGTg CGGCGAATGATTCTCTTAATACCGAAATACGGGGTGTAATGCGTACCATGGATAAATTGCGTAATAACTTATACGAGGACTTTAGGCCACAAATTAAAATGATCGAAGAATTGCAAATAAGCGATGCGATTACGGAGAACGCCCATTCATTTGTAGCAACGAAGAAAGTAACGCAAGTACGTGTTCCGCCTTCCTCGTTGCAAGATAATCAATTGGAGGTTTTAGCGATTGAACCATCGAGTAATAAGCAGACAAAAGTTCTTAATCTACCGCCAACTGGTCCACTCGTTAAACGACCTCCGGAGATAGACGATATCGTTTATATCATGAAAAATGCTGTTGTGCCATGGATTAAAGCAAAG gttcaaaatatattttcaacaaaCCCATGGGCCATTCGTGTAAAATTTCTTCAGAAAAAATACAATTCAGCAATGAAGACTGTTTCTGGCAAGCATTTAGCGATAACCGAGATAAGTAAAGTTATGATCCCAGTTGGAACACGAGTTGTAGCTATATTTCGTGATACATGTTCCAATAATTACTATAGTGGAATAATTGCCGAGACACCAAAATCCATAAATAAGTACAG ATATCTCGTATTTTTTGACGATGGTTACGCTCAATATGTTGTCCATAATGATATCTTTTTGGTTTGGGAAACCTCGTCCCGCGTTTGGGAAGACATTCCTAACGAATCACGAGAGTTTGTCAAGAAATATCTAGAATCGTATCCCGAGAGGCCAATGGTAAAGTTACAGCCAGGTCAAATGGTTAAGACCGAATGGAATGGTAAATGGTGGCTCGCGAGAGTCGTACAAGTCGACGCGAGTTTAGTGCAAATGCATTTTGATGCCGATAGAAGAACCGAATGGATTTATCGTGGATCGACTAGATTGGGTCCTTTATTTATCGAGGTACTAAAGGCCAATACGAGGCAGCTTCAACAGTCTGGCAGTGCACATACTCGACATCGTATTCCTGCTACGTTTAAT AAAACTAATTTACCTTACGTTGAATATACATCCAATGTGGAAGAAGATGTGCAGACCCAAAATGTGCAAGCTGAGAAGACAACAGTTGCTACGAGTGTGGCATCTAGTACACCATCTGCCCCGCAACAACCGCGTGCAGTAGCTAAGAAAAGTACTGCTAAAAGGCCAAATAATGTAGATACTTCAACGTACAATTCTATTGTAGAAACGAAACCCTCGCATAGTATCGTT ttttaccaTACACAAAGGAAATACGAACCAAAGAAATACGTTCCTCACAAGTGTGGACCAAAATGTATCAGAGGTATCAAGGTTTCACCCGACGATTTAAAACGGCTTTCGCCACTTTCTATTCCACTGTTATGTGGCTGGCATCGACAACTTTGCAAATTTTCCAAGAGCAAGAAAGTTATATTATATCAGACACCATGTGGCATCAGATTGCGAAATATGGAGGAGCTACATCGTTATCTCCGTACTACCAATAGCACATTGTCAGTTGATCTGTTTGATTTTGATTATTGGGTGCGAGCCTTTGCTGATTTCATCGTAGAGAAGTGCTTCATTAACATCAAG gaTCTCAGTTATGGCGTAGAAAACGTACCGATACCATGTGTGAATGATTTGGATCACACTCAACCGGATACCATAAGATATACTACACGTCGGGAGCCAACGGAAGGTGTTAATCTAAATTTAGATCCTGCGTTTTTATGTAGCTGCGATTGCGAGGACGATTGTCAG GATAAGACGAAATGTCAATGCTGGCAACTAACGATACAAGGAGCAACTTTGGGAGGAAAAGTGGCAAACACTGCTGTTGgttatatttataaacgttTGCCCGAACCGGTGACCACGGGAATCTATGAATGTAATTCTGGATGCAAGTGTTCTGTGAAAACATGTCTTAATAGGGTGGTGCAGCATCCTCTCAGATTAAAGTTGCAAGTGTTTAAAACAGGGCCGCGTGGTTGGGGCATAAGGTGCCTCAATGACATTCCACATGGcgcttttatttgtatttatgcaGGGAGATTACTCACCGAGCAG GGCGCAAACGAAGGAGGTAAAAATTATGGTGACGAATATCTGGCAGAATTAGATTACGTGGAAGTGGTAGAAGGTTTTAAGGAGGGTTATGAAAGCGACGTTCTCGAATCGGAAATGCCGATGTCACCTGCagaaaatgataataagaaGAAAGCTACTGGCATGAGTGACGAAGAAGAGGATAATACTAAGGAAAGCGCCAATGATTCGGATGAAGATttcaatattgataattatgtggctttgaataaagatatagaaTTGGAAACAACTGCGGAATCTTCATCCATTCG GAAACGTCTAAGAAAACGGAAAAGAAATGAAATGGACAATCAACCGGAGATGTCTGAAGAAAACAGCGAGGATGGAAGCACGAAAGGTTTGGAAAACATAAAATCATTCACGAGTGAAATTCAGGACACGATCAACATCAGTGACGACGATGATAGCAGAAATGACGTGAGAAGAGAACCGAGCAGGTTCGAGCCTAGTGTAGAACCAAAGCAAATAGAGAGATCGACATTCAAGTCGGTGAGAGATTATTTTGGCGCGGACGAAGCCGTTTACATTATGGATGCTAAAACGACTGGAAATATCGGTCGTTATTTGAAT CACTCCTGCGATCCAAACGTGTTTGTGCAAAATGTGTTTGTCGATACGCATGATGTGCGTTTTCCGTGGGTGGCTTTCTTCGCGTTGCAATATATAAAAGCTGGACAAGAGCTTACGTGGAATTACAGTTACGATGTAGGAAGTATACCGGGTAAAGTGATCATATGTAAATGTGGTGCAGCCAATTGTAGAGGCCGTCTTCTGTGA